From a single Equus asinus isolate D_3611 breed Donkey chromosome 2, EquAss-T2T_v2, whole genome shotgun sequence genomic region:
- the LOC106841102 gene encoding olfactory receptor 226-like, with translation MSARDNHSEVTEFILVGFPGSRGLHMCLLVLFLLVYTLTITENVVIVAVIRASPPLHKPMYVFLSNLSFLEVWYISVTVPKMLLSLAGPEFRHISFSGCMAQLYFFLALACTECALLGVMAFDRYVAICSPLRYPIVMSPGLCSLLAASSWLSGFTISLGKVFFISRLGYCGPNIMNHFFCDVSPLLNLACSDMSVAELVDFLLALLILLGPLLLTVFSYSAILGTVLRIQSVTGRHKAFSTCASHLAVVVIFYSASLFIYARPRAIYSFDLNKLVSVVYTVLTPLLNPIIYCLRNREVKEALRRAGQRAAQALSASS, from the coding sequence ATGTCAGCCAGGGACAACCACTCGGAAGTGACCGAGTTCATCCTGGTGGGCTTCCCGGGCTCGAGGGGCCTCCACATGTGCCTGCTGGTGCTGTTCCTGCTGGTCTATACGCTGACCATCACAGAGAACGTGGTTATCGTCGCTGTGATCCGCGCCAGCCCCCCGCTGCACAAGCCCATGTACGTCTTCCTCAGCAACCTGTCCTTCCTGGAGGTGTGGTACATCTCAGTCACCGTGCCCAAGATGCTGCTCAGCCTGGCGGGGCCCGAGTTCCGCCACATCTCCTTCTCAGGCTGCATGGCGCAGCTGTACTTCTTCCTGGCGCTGGCCTGCACCGAGTGCGCGCTCCTGGGCGTCATGGCCTTCGACCGCTACGTGGCCATCTGCAGCCCCCTGCGCTACCCAATCGTCATGAGTCCTGGCCTCTGCAGCCTCCTGGCGGCCAGCTCCTGGCTCTCAGGCTTCACCATCTCCCTGGGGAAGGTCTTCTTCATCTCACGCCTGGGCTACTGCGGCCCCAACATCATgaaccacttcttctgtgacgtGTCCCCCCTGCTGAACCTGGCGTGCTCTGACATGTCTGTGGCCGAGCTTGTGGACTTTCTCCTGGCGCTGCTCATCCTGCTGGGGCCGCTGCTGCTCACCGTCTTCTCTTACAGCGCCATCCTTGGCACCGTGCTGCGCATCCAGTCCGTCACCGGCCGGCacaaggccttctccacctgcGCCTCCCACCTGGCCGTGGTGGTCATCTTCTACTCCGCCTCCCTCTTCATCTACGCCCGGCCGCGTGCCATCTACTCCTTTGACCTCAACAAGCTGGTGTCCGTGGTCTACACGGTGCTCACGCCCCTGCTCAACCCCATCATCTACTGCCTGCGGAACCGGGAGGTCAAGGAGGCGCTGCGCAGGGCAGGGCAGCGGGCGGCCCAGGCCCTGAGCGCCTCCTCCTAG